The window GCAAGCTATAAAGATAAGAACTTTCAGGCATTGTTTGGTGAAAAGCTGTATCAAATACCGCAATGGCTGGTACATTTGGAAGAACCTGTTGGAAAGCCTTAATCCCCGTAACATTTGCAGGATTATGTAGAGGGGCTAATTCAGATAATTCCTCAATTTTATTCAAAACCTCTTCAGTAATTAATACTGAATCATTAAATGCCTCACCACCATGCACAACACGGTGACCAATTCCATCAATTTCAGATAGTGATTGGATAATCCCCAAATTTGTTAGCTTATCAAGTAAAAGCTTTACAGCTACGCCATGATCTGGGATATCTAACACTTCTTGTATTTTTTCACCATTGGCAGTAATATTAAAAATCCCATCATTTAAACCAATTCGTTCAATAAGACCTTTTGTAATAACTTCCTCGCTCGGCATTTCAAACAATTGGAATTTAAGTGAAGAACTGCCTGCGTTAATTGCTATAATTTTTGACATCGTGCTACCGCTCCTTTTATAAAAACCCCATCTAAGCTGAGACCTTAAAACTGTACAAATGTTATTTTGCACAACTGTTTATAAATATATCTCTCAATTTCTCATTAAATCATGTGTAAATTCACTTTACAAGATGTCACTAATATTGTTAGCGCTTTCACTGCAAAATAAATATATTCTGATTTTTAGACTATTAAAATAATACTAAGATAATAAAATAAGTTGACCATCGTCCCTAGATCGAACCATGGTCAACTTCACTATTTATTTAGATGATTTATTTTCCTTCATCCAGTCATCAATCTGAGCTAATATATTAGAAACAGCACTAGCATTCGAAAGAGAAGGCAGATTAACCAGAAGCACCTGTTTTGGAGCAACCACCTGATTCCCCTTTTTTTGTAAAATAAGAATACTTTTTGCTGCTTGTTTCGTTTTAAATAGGGTTAGCGGCAATTGGAGGAGGCCCTGGATAATAACCTTCTCTTTTAAAAACTCATGTAGTTTGGGTGCCTGTTCGCTTTCAAATAAACCGTTTGGTACGATTAAAAACAAATAGCCGCCATCCTTGGTATGACGTACACTTTGTTCGATAAATAGATGATGTGCAAAAGAATGACCATCATCAGCTTTCAACTCAAATTCAGATGCTCTCTCGTCGTTCGGATAGTAACCTATTGGCAAATCCCCTATTACAGCATCAACTGGGTCAACATAAAGCGGATCTAAACTATCCTGGTTATAAAATTGAATCGGATGTTTTTGTAAATTCGCATTCACATAAGCTAGTTTTAATAACAAATCATCAATTTCAATGCCAACTGCCATTATTTCTTTTGGTTGTAGTTGATTTAAAACGGTTGCAAGTAAATTTCCTGTTCCTACTGCTGGATCTAAAAGTGTGAAAGAAGATTCCTTCATAAATTTATTCACCAAATATCCCATTAGCATACCGACAGCATCAGGTGTCATTTGATGGTTAGGTTGGACACTTTCCTTCATTCCTTTTAAAATAACGAGCTGATAGGCTTTACGAAGTTCTTCATTTTGATACTTGCTTAATTGAATAGTATGATACATCTTTTCAAGGCGTTTCTTATTCAACTCACTTATTTCTTCTTGAAGAATCGAGCCTTGAAATAAATTTTCTCCTGTTTCAGCTAATGCTTCCAAATATGTACACGATAGTTCTTCTTGTAAAATTAACGCCGTTTCATTCATTAAAGTAAATAATTCTTCTACTGGAGAAATTTTCAGCATAGTTTACCCCCATTTTATTCTATTTTCCTATTTTAACGGGCAATCGAACTAATCACAAGTAATAAAAAAAGGTAAACTTTGTTGCTATTTACCAAAAGAGAAGTGTGGTTGATTTCCGCTCCAGGATGCTCGCTTTCCGCGGGGCGAGCATCCTCGGCGCTTAAGCGCCTGTGGAGTCTCACCTATCCCGCTACCCCCGCAGGAGTCTCGCACCTTCCGCTCCAATCAACTTTATTATCAGCAGTTTACTTTCCGCAAAACCTATTAAAAAACAACAATCTTTTGAAAAGAGCCTAAAAAAAAGACCCTTAAGATTAAGGGCCCTGGAACGATACTATTTTGCTTGCTTTGCTGCTTCAACTGCTGCTTCGTAATTCGGGTGATTTGTTGCTTCACTTACATATTCAGCATATGTAACAACATCATTTGAATCAATGACAAATACGGCACGTGCCAAAAGGCGAAGCTCTTGAATAGCCACTCCGAAGGCCTCTCCAAAGGACAAATCACGATGGTCAGAAACGGTTTGGACATTTTCAATTCCAGCAGCACCACACCAACGTTTTTGGGCAAATGGTAGGTCCACGCTGACTGTTAATATTTTCACATTATCTAACTTTGCTGCTTCTTGATTAAATCGACGTGTTTGAGCGTCACATACGCCTGTATCTAAAGAAGGCACTACACTGATGAGCCTTACACTGCCTTTTGAATCATTTAAAGTTACTGGTGATAAATCATTTGCAAGAACTGAAAAATTTGGTGCCTTTTCTCCAACCTTCACTTCATTTCCTAATAAGGTAACTGGGTTCCCTTTAAACGTAATTGATGCCATTTTATTTCCTCCTCATTTATTCCATCTTTTATAGTGTTAATAATAACTTTTCAAGAGCATTTAAGCAATTAAGAAGATTTCAAATTAACAATCAGTGGCACCAAGCCAAAAAAACCTGTATTTTGAATCCAAAGCAAAACTCGCCGGGTGGCGGCGAGTTTTTAATCATTTAGGTCTTGCTTAGGGCTATCATTTTGGGTTTGCTGCCCAGATTGATTTTTTTGATCTTTTTTAGACATCATTTGTTGTATTTTATCAACTGCCTGCGGTGCTAAATCTAGTATTTTTTCATAAAGATGCGTATTTTCATCTAAATGAAGCATTTTTACACCATGTGTACTGACAATTAGGAATGCAATTGGTGTTATGGAAACACCACCACCGCTACCTCCACCAAATGGGTGCTTCGAACCGCTCTGCTCTTGTTGCTTAGAACCTCCATTTGAATTTGAACCTGAACCTGATCCCGACCCAGAACCTGAACCATCAAGAATAAATTCGCTTCCCCCCGCTGCAAAACCAAATCCTACTTTAGAAACAGTTAAGATTACACTGCCATCAGGGGTCTCAACAGGATCACCAATAATCGTATTTACATCAATCATTTCTTTTAAATTTTCCATTGCAGTTGTCATTAATCCTTGAATTGGATGATCGGACATTCTTTCTTCCTCCTAGTCTACATTGTTTTTGATTTATCTTTGGATAATTTGGACAGCTGTTTTGATTGAAATTTTGGCCGTCCACCCTTCCAAAATTTCACTAGTCTTATTCCTGCTAACATAGCATTCCCGATTCGAAATTGAATCATACATCGCAATAGAGTTTGTGAGGACGCCCTTTGAAAGTTCGGGGTAATCGACATTTGAGGCATTTCCTTAAGTTTCATATAATGACTAATCAGGCCTATCAAGCCACCTTTTACTGACCACAAAGCTCCAGTAAGCGTCCCTGTCAGTGCTGCATCTCCTATCCCAATTACCGAATGCCATTCCAGCCTTCTAATTGATATTTTTCGTAAAAAATAGCGGATTATTTTGTGTAAGGCAATAACATGTCTTAAAAATTCCTTCATGTCATGCAAACTTTCTATTAAATCATGAACAGAAAATTTTTCTTCTGTCATTTCCTTTTTTGAACCTTCCTGTTTTCCTGAATTCACTTTCGTTTTATAAACAATCGCCGGTGAATCGTCATCAACTTTAATAACTGGAACAGAAATTTTATAGGAGATCAGTCCAAACCAAACTTTAAACTTTATAGTTAAATGATCATCATCTTTATTGTGATGATAATTTAATAAAATGGTTATTTTTGAAAAAATAATTAAAGTGGTAAGAAGAAATAAAATAATAAGAGCAACGGCTAGCCATTTCATTTTATTCACTACCTTTCAGCCTTTTATTATCTGCTAAAAACAAAAAAATAAACCTGCTGGTTATAGTTCAGCAGGTTTAGGGTTTATTAATTTGGCTGTTTTCGTAAACTTTGTTGCTATTTACTTATGGGAGGCTCATTTCCGCTCCAGGTGCTCGCTTTCCGCGGGGCGGGCGGTGAGCCTCCTCGGCGTTTTACGCCTGCGGGGTCCCACCTGTCCCGCTACTCCCGCAGGAGTCGAGCACCTTCCGCTCCAATCATTTTCAACGGTAATGAATTCAAAACTAGTTCAAAAACAACAATCTTTTAGAAAACAGCCATTAATTTTTATGGATGACTGTCGTTTCCACAAATAAATCATGTAAGCCTTGTTTTTTGGGAAGAAATGCTACTAAACAATAGCCAATAAGGACAGTCGTTGAGATAAATCTTCCAATCCACTCACGAAAAAGAACCGTATTCCACGATAGCGGGTTGCCAGATAGGGTCACAACTTTCAATCCAAAAACCATTTTTCCAAGTGTTTGCCCAAATAGTTTTGTCATGAATACAAAATAGGCATAGAAAATGAGCGCAGTCACAATTGAAATGGGTGCAAACATACTTGAATCATGAAGGGATACATCTAACACTCGAAATATTGGCTTGATTAAGATTCTCCCTAAGCTCCCAATCACAATTAAATCAAGAAGATATGCCCAAAAACGCATCCAAAAACCAGCATAACGAATTGGGAATGCTTGAAAACTTTGTCTCCTTAAATCATTCCGAAGGCGCTCCATTTCAGAGTTAGTCGTTATATCTTGATTGTTAAAGACCTTGTCTTCATTTTTATTTTCCGATTGGTTGGGAGGCTGAATAATTTTTTCATTTTGACCTGGTTCATCTTCGTTTAACTGATGATCAAAGTTCATATTAATTACCTCCCTTATTCAGCATACAAATACATAAGTCGGGGTGAATTCGACCTAGACAACAGCTTCATTATGCTAGCTACTTCAGCATCTTTGCCAGCAATTTTTTGAGCACCCATATTAAATAAAGATCCGAAGCCAAAGCTTTCTGTGTATCGAACAACCTGAGCATCCTTTTGGTGAAGATCTTTTCTCATATTTGCTATTACATCATCCAAATAGCCAAAACCATCGATTAAATTTAATTCTTTTGCCTGGCGTCCATCATATATTCGGCCATCAGCCAATTTTTTAACTTGGTCAATCGGAATTTTTCTTCCGTCCGAAATCACTTTGACAAATCCCTCATATGAATTATTAATCATGGTTTGCAAGATATTTCTTTCTTCATCAGTCATTTCCCTTGTAGGGCTCATGATATCTTTGTATGGACCACTTTTTATCGTGACAAAATCAACGCCATATTTATCAGCTAGACCAGCATAATTAACACTTTCCATAATAACCCCAAGGGAACCAGTCATTGTTTCTTTACTTGCGAAGATTTTATCGGCAGGAGTTGAAATATAATATCCACCAGATGCAGCCGTTGCCCCCATTGATACGTATATTGGCTTTTTTGTATCTTTCTGTATTTCGACTAGCTTATCGTGAATTTCAGCACTTTCTACCACACCACCACCAGGAGAGTTGACACGGAGGATGATCCCTTTAATCGTGTCATCTTCTTTAACGTAATCCAGTTTCTCCATAAAAAGACGATGGTTATATGTAGGACTTTGTAGAAATGAGCCAACATCACCAGTATCCTGAATCACTCCATCGACGTCCAAGACAGCAATCTTATTAAGTTCATCCCCATCCTTTACGATTTCTTCTGTAAATGGTTGATCTGTTGCAGCAAAAAAATCACTGAATCCCGTTTCCACGTTTGAAAAAGCAAATGAGCTTAACACATTAATTAAAATGGAAACAATAAATAATCCAGTCGCAATCCCTAAAGCTGCCCAGCGTTTTCCGTTCATATAAACAACTCCTCCCTTTATCTAAAACTTCAATCAATTTTTAATTGTTTTAAAAAAATATGGTAAACTATTCAATATCAATCATTGTACTAAAATAATGGAAGCAATGGTAAAAATATGCGAAATTTTTCTGTTGAAAAGAGGAAATTACATGTCAGACCGCAGTCATTTATTTTTTTATCATCACAACGACGCTGAAACGCTAAAAAAGGTAGACCCCCTTTATCAAATGGCCGAAAATTATGGATTTAAGATTGCTGAGAATCCTAATTCAGCAAATATCATTGTTAGTATTGGCAATGATGGTACCTTTCTACAAGCGGTAAGAAAAACCGGATTTAAAGAGGATTGTCTTTATGCTGGAATATCAACAACCGGCAGTTTAAATATGTATTGTGATTTTCACTTAGATGAAATTCCTCAGATGATTGAAGCCATGCAGAATGAACAAATTCAAGTACTTCGGTATCCCACTATTGAAGCGATTATTGATGACGGGGCAACCTTTAATTGTCTAAACGAATTCACTATCCGTTCAGCCATAATCAAGACATTCGTTCTCGATGTTTTTATTGATCAACTCCATTTTGAAACGTTCCGAGGAGATGGTATTATCGTTTCAACCCCTACTGGGAGTACTGCCTATAACAAGTCAGTTTTAGGGGCAATTGTTGATCACGCTCTTCCTTGTCTACAAGTAAGCGAACTTGCTTCATTAAACAATAATAGCTTCAGAACGTTAGGTTCGTCATTTATTCTTAGTGGTGATCATTCGCTTACGTTGA of the Bacillus sp. 1NLA3E genome contains:
- a CDS encoding NAD kinase, with protein sequence MSDRSHLFFYHHNDAETLKKVDPLYQMAENYGFKIAENPNSANIIVSIGNDGTFLQAVRKTGFKEDCLYAGISTTGSLNMYCDFHLDEIPQMIEAMQNEQIQVLRYPTIEAIIDDGATFNCLNEFTIRSAIIKTFVLDVFIDQLHFETFRGDGIIVSTPTGSTAYNKSVLGAIVDHALPCLQVSELASLNNNSFRTLGSSFILSGDHSLTLKVRQEGNDHPTMGMDNEAISIRHVEKIEIKLSNKKIKTVKLKNNSFWEKVKRTFL
- the ytfJ gene encoding GerW family sporulation protein, translating into MSDHPIQGLMTTAMENLKEMIDVNTIIGDPVETPDGSVILTVSKVGFGFAAGGSEFILDGSGSGSGSGSGSNSNGGSKQQEQSGSKHPFGGGSGGGVSITPIAFLIVSTHGVKMLHLDENTHLYEKILDLAPQAVDKIQQMMSKKDQKNQSGQQTQNDSPKQDLND
- the sppA gene encoding signal peptide peptidase SppA: MNGKRWAALGIATGLFIVSILINVLSSFAFSNVETGFSDFFAATDQPFTEEIVKDGDELNKIAVLDVDGVIQDTGDVGSFLQSPTYNHRLFMEKLDYVKEDDTIKGIILRVNSPGGGVVESAEIHDKLVEIQKDTKKPIYVSMGATAASGGYYISTPADKIFASKETMTGSLGVIMESVNYAGLADKYGVDFVTIKSGPYKDIMSPTREMTDEERNILQTMINNSYEGFVKVISDGRKIPIDQVKKLADGRIYDGRQAKELNLIDGFGYLDDVIANMRKDLHQKDAQVVRYTESFGFGSLFNMGAQKIAGKDAEVASIMKLLSRSNSPRLMYLYAE
- a CDS encoding DUF2953 domain-containing protein — its product is MKWLAVALIILFLLTTLIIFSKITILLNYHHNKDDDHLTIKFKVWFGLISYKISVPVIKVDDDSPAIVYKTKVNSGKQEGSKKEMTEEKFSVHDLIESLHDMKEFLRHVIALHKIIRYFLRKISIRRLEWHSVIGIGDAALTGTLTGALWSVKGGLIGLISHYMKLKEMPQMSITPNFQRASSQTLLRCMIQFRIGNAMLAGIRLVKFWKGGRPKFQSKQLSKLSKDKSKTM
- a CDS encoding class I SAM-dependent methyltransferase — protein: MKISPVEELFTLMNETALILQEELSCTYLEALAETGENLFQGSILQEEISELNKKRLEKMYHTIQLSKYQNEELRKAYQLVILKGMKESVQPNHQMTPDAVGMLMGYLVNKFMKESSFTLLDPAVGTGNLLATVLNQLQPKEIMAVGIEIDDLLLKLAYVNANLQKHPIQFYNQDSLDPLYVDPVDAVIGDLPIGYYPNDERASEFELKADDGHSFAHHLFIEQSVRHTKDGGYLFLIVPNGLFESEQAPKLHEFLKEKVIIQGLLQLPLTLFKTKQAAKSILILQKKGNQVVAPKQVLLVNLPSLSNASAVSNILAQIDDWMKENKSSK
- a CDS encoding RDD family protein, with product MERLRNDLRRQSFQAFPIRYAGFWMRFWAYLLDLIVIGSLGRILIKPIFRVLDVSLHDSSMFAPISIVTALIFYAYFVFMTKLFGQTLGKMVFGLKVVTLSGNPLSWNTVLFREWIGRFISTTVLIGYCLVAFLPKKQGLHDLFVETTVIHKN
- the tpx gene encoding thiol peroxidase, with protein sequence MASITFKGNPVTLLGNEVKVGEKAPNFSVLANDLSPVTLNDSKGSVRLISVVPSLDTGVCDAQTRRFNQEAAKLDNVKILTVSVDLPFAQKRWCGAAGIENVQTVSDHRDLSFGEAFGVAIQELRLLARAVFVIDSNDVVTYAEYVSEATNHPNYEAAVEAAKQAK